The DNA segment CTGCTCGTCTAAATTTATCTCGGGCATATTTTCTTCGGTGTAGTATTCCTCTACTCCGACCTGTTCGTCGTCATCTCCGAGTTCGGGCTCTTCCTCGTAGTTTTGCGTTTCAAGGCGTACGAGTTCGCGATCGACCGCCTCGCAAAAAACCGGCGTATAGCCCATCTGCGCACAGTTTGCCGCGAGCCACTCGCTCATCACCGAGATGTCGTCCGCGTAATCGTCCAGCGTCAAATTTCCGCGCAAAAGCTCGTATTTTAGGAAAAGCCAGTATGTGTTTAGCACGTCGCTTTCGCAGTATTCGTTGATCTTATCGATCTTACCGTCAAAAAACAGCTCCATCACCTGATCGCCGTGCACGTCGTATTTGCCGGGCAAATTTAAGCTCGCGCAAAGCGTGTCCAGCTTTAGCCCGCGCACGGAGCCAAACTCGCTCACGTGATCAAGCAGATCAAAGTGAAATTTGCCGCTGTATCGGTCGCGGTAGTTGCCGTCCCATTTGCCTTTGCCAAGCTCCTTGTTTTCGACCTCGTAAAAGCTCGGAAACGAGACGTTGTACCTCATCGCGCGAGTTAAAATCATCGGCAGGTCAAAGCCCCGTCCGTTAAAGCTCACTAGGCGCGGGTTGTGCGAGTTTACGAAACCGATAAATTTATTTAGGATTTCGCGCTCGCTTGCGCCTTTCATCGTGCTTACGCGCAAAAATTTACCGTATTCGTCCGCCATCACCGCAGAGATCGCCACGACGCGGTGAAACATCACCGGTAAAAACTCGCTTCCGCTCGCGGCCTTTTGCACGGCAAACGCCTGCCTCGCCACCTCCGCGTCGCTTCCCTCAAAGCCGTAAATTTTACGCAAAAGCGCGGTGTCTGGCACCGTCTCGCAGTCAAAAACGCAGATATAATTTTTAGCCATTTCAAACCTTTTTTAGCTATTTTTGCCTAAAATGATAGCTAAAAATCTTTATAAAAGCGATAAATGAATAAAAACTCAGCCCCAAACATCGCCGTTATCAAGCTCTCCGCCCTGGGCGATATCGTCCATGCGGCGACCGTGCTGCAGTTTATCAAAAAGCACTTGCCGCAAGCTAAAATAACGTGGTTTGCCGACGCTAAATTTAGCGAGATTTTGTTCCTTTGTCCGCAAATTTCGCGCGTCGTATCGCTACCACTAAAAAACGGCGAATACAAAAAGAGCTTGGAGCTGATCGCGTCTGCAAAACAAGAGGGCAAATTTGACTATGTCATCGACTTGCAGGGGCTTATTAAATCCGCCGCGGTTGCGAAGCTCCTTGGCAAAAACAGTTACGGATTTGACAAATTTAGCGCCAAAGAACCGCTTGCGGCGCTGTTTTACAAGCATAAATTTAGCTATGGTTACGGAGAAAATATCATCTTGCGAAATTTAGGACTTACGGCTTTTGCTTTAGGCTTTAGTTTTAGCGAGGATGAAATTTTAGCCAAACAGCCTTGTTTTAGCGCTTTGAAAAGTAAATTTGATAGCTCAAAAAAGAAAATTTTGATAGCGCCTTTTGCTAGCGAGCCGAGTAAAATTTACGATAAATTTGGAGACGTTATTGCCCTGCTAGACGAGCCGCAAAATGAAATTTTCGTCTGCTTTAACGGTGAAAACGAGGAGAAAAAAGCCATAAATTTGATAAAAAACTCAAACGCAAAAACGCTAAGCTTAAGCCTAAAAGAGCTCGTGAGCTTTATCTCAAGCTGTGATCTGGTTATCGGAAACGATAGCGGCGTGACGCATATCGCCTGGGCGCAAAATCGCCCCTCTATCACGCTTTTTGGTAACCGCCCCTCAGGCAGAAACGCTTACGCGACGCCCGTAAATTTAACGCTAGACGCGGGCAAAAAAATAGACGCCAAAAAGATAGATAAAAGCGACTTTTGCGTGCGAGATATAGCGCCGCAGACTATCGCAAACGCGGCAAAAAGGCTACTTGATGCGTGATTTATTTTACCTTTGGCTTTATAGATTTTTTAAATTTATCTTTACCGTTACGCCCGCGTTTTTGCTGGATCCTTTTTTAAATTTCATCGCGTTTTTGTTTTATAAATTTGACGCCAAGCACACCAAAATCATCAGAGCAAATCTAAATTTCGCCTACGCAAACGAGCTAACAGCCGAGCAAAAAGAGCAAATCATAAAAGACACGTACCAAAACTTCGCCAAATTTGCGGTAAATTTTATAAAAAACCAAAACGCGAGCAAGGAAAAAATCCTAGAAAAAGTCGAATTTAAAAACGAGCAAATCTTTCAAAACGCGCTTGCCTCCGGCCGCCCGATCATCGTGCAAACGGCGCACTACGGGCAGTGGGAGCTCTTTTCGCTGGCGATGGCGGCAAAATTCGGCGGCGTTAGTATCGTCGGACGCGCTCTTGATAGCGCGGTCATGCAGCGCATTTTGGCGAC comes from the Campylobacter rectus genome and includes:
- the waaC gene encoding lipopolysaccharide heptosyltransferase I produces the protein MNKNSAPNIAVIKLSALGDIVHAATVLQFIKKHLPQAKITWFADAKFSEILFLCPQISRVVSLPLKNGEYKKSLELIASAKQEGKFDYVIDLQGLIKSAAVAKLLGKNSYGFDKFSAKEPLAALFYKHKFSYGYGENIILRNLGLTAFALGFSFSEDEILAKQPCFSALKSKFDSSKKKILIAPFASEPSKIYDKFGDVIALLDEPQNEIFVCFNGENEEKKAINLIKNSNAKTLSLSLKELVSFISSCDLVIGNDSGVTHIAWAQNRPSITLFGNRPSGRNAYATPVNLTLDAGKKIDAKKIDKSDFCVRDIAPQTIANAAKRLLDA
- a CDS encoding lipid A biosynthesis lauroyl acyltransferase; the encoded protein is MRDLFYLWLYRFFKFIFTVTPAFLLDPFLNFIAFLFYKFDAKHTKIIRANLNFAYANELTAEQKEQIIKDTYQNFAKFAVNFIKNQNASKEKILEKVEFKNEQIFQNALASGRPIIVQTAHYGQWELFSLAMAAKFGGVSIVGRALDSAVMQRILATNRTRFDIELIDKMGGAKQILKAVKARRLVGILVDQNTAKDEGVEVKFFGRKVLHTPAVSIFAQKTDALIVPAFIREKGANLSEICFFPPIDVRDFDKDEAVLKATQAQSDATEAAVREKPDEYFWFHKRFKHFNEEIYKC
- a CDS encoding 3'-5' exonuclease, yielding MAKNYICVFDCETVPDTALLRKIYGFEGSDAEVARQAFAVQKAASGSEFLPVMFHRVVAISAVMADEYGKFLRVSTMKGASEREILNKFIGFVNSHNPRLVSFNGRGFDLPMILTRAMRYNVSFPSFYEVENKELGKGKWDGNYRDRYSGKFHFDLLDHVSEFGSVRGLKLDTLCASLNLPGKYDVHGDQVMELFFDGKIDKINEYCESDVLNTYWLFLKYELLRGNLTLDDYADDISVMSEWLAANCAQMGYTPVFCEAVDRELVRLETQNYEEEPELGDDDEQVGVEEYYTEENMPEINLDEQ